The Anopheles coluzzii chromosome 2, AcolN3, whole genome shotgun sequence genome window below encodes:
- the LOC120951369 gene encoding uncharacterized protein LOC120951369, whose product MLLFCLMLWCTFADGCTVERCEEEMPPEFLQSESTNTRFLAPILRVHYRALALEVHFRSWNGNDTQRQLTPWQGELIDDALCRNADWMIVSFADLLAPAVKRRSVHYSVLLMLDYDALCSWLQHGLDSGAYHFDGLYTIVIEQLADRGQLRAVMRELWNRQIINVVVVVVLASGEADNRGELAAYSYDPYGEGQCGNAAPYEIGRYANNNGTWDRLAGWFPNRMTNLHGCSLTVGTVEVRPFSMSRTVGNRTVQYGLEVHIVATLAARLNFTFRYVRPTDGVKWGILYAANSTGLVGLLQRRGADFGFGSLGFSLNRHTYLRMGVPNHMTQMIMGIPPKRPYTSFEKLFQPFAADAWLCIALGYAAFALVALALVTVNRRLAREPALQHPLYQLWVLLMGGAVGWLRLDSTRLFLIGFILNALVIRTLFQAGLFQRLQSSASLASDLNTLEAINRAGLYYNMFRASLQFYRDNPSIPASRIKLVPNDQRDWDDLFYELSQDRLGGVMVSPLDCIAYYVKRRGKDGVVYVGKDTGFMYNLGFHYPKSTALQRPFDGWILRMHAAGLVHHWSEEYRDNRYWTNAKEDPEPASLRWNQISGGFYLCSALMLLATVVFLGEIVYFRLRTRRLLQRCCGMKTRTRRKKSV is encoded by the exons ATGCTGCTGTTTTGCCTCATGCTGTGGTGCACCTTCGCCGACGGTTGCACCGTGGAGCGCTGTGAAGAGGAAATGCCACCGGAGTTCCTTCAAAGCGAATCCACGAACACACGCTTCCTTGCCCCGATACTTCGTGTGCACTACCGTGCCCTTGCGTTGGAAGTGCATTTTCGCAGCTGGAATGGCAACGACACCCAGCGGCAGCTTACACCCTGGCAGGGCGAACTCATCGACGACGCGCTGTGCCGCAATGCCGACTGGATGATCGTGTCCTTTGCTGATCTGCTCGCACCCGCCGTAAAGCGTCGATCCGTTCACTATAGCGTGCTGTTGATGCTAGACTATGATGCACTTTGCAGCTGGTTGCAGCATGGTTTGGACAGCGGAGCATACCATTTCGACGGGCTGTACACGATCGTCATCGAACAGCTTGCCGATCGTGGGCAGCTTCGTGCCGTGATGAGGGAGCTGTGGAACCGGCAGATCAtcaacgtcgtcgtcgtggtcgtcttAGCGAGTGGGGAAGCAGATAATCGCGGTGAACTGGCGGCCTACTCGTACGATCCGTATGGGGAAGGACAGTGCGGCAACGCAGCACCGTACGAGATCGGTCGGTATGCGAACAACAACGGTACTTGGGATCGTTTGGCGGGCTGGTTCCCGAACCGAATGACGAACCTGCACGGATGCTCCCTGACCGTTGGCACGGTGGAGGTGCGTCCGTTCTCCATGAGTCGTACCGTGGGCAATCGCACCGTGCAATACGGGCTTGAGGTGCACATCGTCGCCACGCTTGCCGCCCGGCTCAACTTCACCTTCCGGTACGTGCGGCCAACGGATGGCGTAAAGTGGGGCATACTGTACGCCGCGAACAGTACTGGGCTGGTCGGGTTGCTGCAGCGCCGGGGGGCGGACTTTGGCTTCGGCAGTCTCGGCTTTTCGCTCAACCGCCACACGTACCTGCGGATGGGCGTACCGAACCACATGACGCAGATGATCATGGGCATACCGCCGAAGCGTCCGTACACCTCGTTCGAGAAGCTGTTCCAACCGTTCGCGGCCGACGCGTGGCTTTGCATTGCGCTCGGGTACGCAGCGTTCGCGCTGGTCGCGCTGGCGCTGGTCACGGTCAACCGTCGTCTCGCGCGCGAACCGGCGCTCCAGCATCCGCTGTACCAGCTGTGGGTGCTGCTGATGGGCGGTGCCGTCGGATGGTTGCGGCTGGACAGTACGCGTCTGTTCCTCATCGGTTTCATCCTGAACGCGCTCGTCATACGGACGCTCTTCCAGGCGGGCCTGTTCCAGCGGCTCCAGTCGTCCGCGTCGCTCGCGTCCGATTTGAACACGCTCGAGGCGATCAACCGGGCCGGCCTGTACTACAACATGTTCCGTGCGTCGCTGCAATTCTACAGAGACAATCCCTCGATACCCGCCAG TCGCATCAAGCTGGTACCGAACGATCAGCGGGATTGGGATGATCTGTTTTACGAGCTGTCCCAGGATCGGCTGGGCGGTGTCATGGTCAGCCCGCTCGACTGCATCGCCTACTACGTGAAGCGCCGCGGCAAGGACGGTGTGGTGTACGTGGGCAAGGACACCGGCTTCATGTACAACCTGGGATTCCACTATCCCAAATCGACCGCCCTGCAGCGACCGTTCGATGGGTGGATACTGCGCATGCATGCCGCCGGCCTGGTGCACCACTGGTCGGAGGAGTACCGCGACAATCGCTACTGGACCAATGCGAAGGAAGACCCGGAACCGGCCAGCCTGCGGTGGAACCAAATTTCTGGCGGCTTCTATCTGTGCAGTGCGTTGATGCTGTTGGCGACGGTTGTGTTTCTGGGGGAGATAGTATACTTTCGCCTGCGCACTCGTCGGCTGCTCCAACGATGCTGCGGAATGAAGACACGAACGCGCCGCAAAAAAAGTGTCTAA